Part of the Sphingobacterium sp. LZ7M1 genome, GGTTTTAGCGGTTGATACCCGATTGGTAAACGGAAAGAATTTTGTTCACCTGCGTGGTGGTCGAGACCTTACCGATATTGAAACGGAAGATTGGATCAAGGAAGCAGAAAATAGAGGTGCCGGAGAAATCCTGTTGACTTCCATGGATCATGATGGAACCAAGAATGGATTTGATAATGGATTGCTGAAAAAGATCAATGATTCCATCCATATTCCCTTGATAGCATCCGGTGGAGCAGGGAATCAGCAGCATTTTGTGGATGTTTTCCAACAGTCCAATGTAGATGCCGCTCTTGCAGCTTCTGTATTCCACTATGGGGAGATTTTAATCCCTGAATTAAAAGAAACATTGCACGCCAATGGAATTTCCGTTAGGCGATAATACATAAAACATGAGTATTGATTTTAACAAAGGTGACGGACTTGTTCCAGTAATTATCCAAGACAATCAGACTTTAGAAGTTCTGATGCTTGGCTATATGAACGAAGAGGCTTGGAACAAAACCCAAGAAGAGAAAAAAGTTACTTTCTTTTCAAGGAGCAAAAATAGACTATGGACAAAAGGTGAAGAAAGCGGAAACTTTCTTCATGTTGTTAGTACTCATATCGATTGTGACCAAGATACCATTTTAATTAAAGCTGACCCTGTTGGTCCTACCTGTCATACAGGAAGCCGGAGTTGCTTTAATACGGAATTTAATCAGAACTTTCTATTGCAGTTGGAGCGCATTGTTCAGCATCGAATTGATTTTCCTAGTGATGAATCCTATGTGAACCGCCTGCGTTCAAGAGGTATCAATAAGATTGCTCAAAAGGTGGGCGAGGAAGCCGTTGAAACGGTTATTGCAGCCCTTACGGAAACAGAAAAGGATTTTATCAATGAGACTTCTGATCTGATGTTCCATCTTATTGTTCTGTTAAAGGAGAAAGGCCTGAGCCTAGAAACCATTGCCAAGAATTTGGAAGGAAGACATCAATAGGAGTTAAGATATTTTTATTTGAGGGATCCTCAGCCTTTGGCTGGGGATTTTTTGTGTGGAGATAGGGGGTGAATCCCAATCCCATCGCGCAGGTCAACGGCATTCTTTCCATTTTTCCACCAAGGAAATGAGCCGGTTGCTAAAGGACTTCCTGCGGAAGGATGGTTGTTTGTATATATTGGGAACCCCTGGAAAGGGTGACAGCTTTCTAACGGGATAATAATCTTGGTCCATCCTCCTATCCCCTCCATCCTGGTTCCACCCAGATCTTGGTTTATCCTCCCATCCCTTCCATCCTGGTTCAAATCTCCTCTTGAACGTAAGACTTATGTCAGCATTTGGGATAGCTGGTCGGGTTTCTTTTATTTCTGTGCGATCAAGGGTATATTTGCATAACATGAATCTAGAAAAGTTTAATATCAACCTGAATGGGACCTTGTCTGGTCATCAAAACCCTGTATTTGCCTTGGCCATTTCAAGTGTTGATCCGAATGCACTATTTACAGGTGGCAACGATAAAGGGGTGGTAGAATGGGATTTAGAGAGCAATAGCTTTAAAAGGATCCTTTGCAAGGTTGGAAGCTCCGTATATGCACTTTTGTCCATACCCGGAACTTCCTTGCTGGCGATTGGAATGAGATCCGGTCAGGTATTGGTGGTAGATACACAGAACCAAAGTTTAAAGGCAAATCTTAAGGTGGAACAGGGCGCTGTATTTTCGATAAAAACCATTCCCGGTAAACAGGAAATGATTGCGATCGGTGAGGAAGGCTATGCTTATGTTTGGAGTTTGGAGAATTTTGAGCTGCTTTATAGGTTTAAGGTTTCCAATACTACCGTTAGGGTAATTGAAGTGGATAAAAATAATTCGACTGTTGCGTTTGGTGATAAGAATGGTGAAATCCATTTATACCATGCCCATGATTTTCAGGAATTCAAGAAAAGGAAAGTACATGAGTTACCGGTAACCAGTTTACAATTTGACCCAGCTGGGAATTTGCTTTCTGGGGGGAGGGATGCGAAGTTATATAAATTGGATGCCAACCTGGATACGATTCAAGATATCGTTCCACATATGTTCACGGTTTATGGTATCAGCATAAATATAGAGGAGAATCTAATTGCAACGGTTAGTAGAGATAAGACCTTAAAAGTTTGGCGGCTGGAAGATCTAGCTTTGATCAAGAATATTTCTAGAGACCGTGGCTATGATAGCCATTATCTATCTATCAATAACATGCTCTGGGATCAAGACCGGATCTTTACCGTAAGTGATGACAAGACCATTAAGTTATGGAAGGTGGTTCCTGAATAGCGACGGCAAGCGATTTTCTTCTGACCGTACATCTGTAATAATTGAATGCAGTAAAGATTAACCCTAAAATCATAGAGATGATCAAGAATGGTAAGATGTCATATTGGGTAGGAAGAGGGTCCTGTTTGTTTTCTACATAAGCCCCGTAGCTTCCCCAAGCCAATACGGCTGAGACTGAGGGCAAATAATTGTAGTAAGAGTATGCTAACATGCAGGCACATGTGATTGCCAGTGCACCCAGGTTCAGATAGAAGTAAAAAGCATCCCCTAAGGTAAGGCTCAGTTTTGAAAGGATTACTGCAAAATTAAAGCCTATCACGAACATTAACCAGCCGGTATACACGCCAAATCCTAAACGGATAAAATATCGGGTAAAGGAATTGGTGGTCAGCTTTTTGATTTGGATCCGCTTGTTGATTACCATAACCGAAACGAGACAGATTATGGAATACATTAAGGACCAATAAAAATAATCATTGTGTTTCAAGGTCATGCTCAAACCGAGGGCCATCTGGTTCAAGATCAACAGGTAGTCGATTTTTTCTACTTTCCGGACTACATTTTCATTTAAGCTGTTTTTTTGCGTCCCTACATACATCATGTAAGCAGCCAAAACCATATTAAAAGCGATAAATGTCCATATTTTATAGCTGAACTTTGCTGGTGTCAGGTAAGATGGATAAAAGGCAATCGTATCAGTGAATGAAAAGCTGAATAAGAAACCATTCTCTAGGCATGCGATCCATAGAAAATTGAGGGCTACCATCACTAAATTCAAAAATGATAATGTCTTTGGTGCTGCCATGCTTGGTTAATAGTTAATGTGTTTGGCAGGACAAATATAAAGATTTTTACTGAAAATTAAGAAGTTCTAAGATGGTATTTAGATACTGCTTGTCGATTAAGTCAAACGAATTTAATTCTTTGCTGTCGACATCTAGTATGGCAATACATTTTTTGTTTTGAAAGAGAGGAACAACTATTTCAGATTTCGATAAAGATGAGCAGGCAATGTGTCCAGGGAATTCATCGACGTTGGGAACTATGACGGTTTCTTCTTTTGCCCAAGCAGTCCCACAAACGCCTCTGTTATAAGCGATTCTTGTGCAGGCTACTGGTCCTTGGAATGGGCCCAGCACCAATTCGTTTCCTTCAACAAGATAGAACCCTACCCAAAAGAAATTGAACTGCTCCTTTAAAGCTGCGCAGATATTTGCCAGATTAGCAATAAAATTGGTTTCTCCCTGTAGAAGACCTTTGATCTGTGGGATCAAGGATTGATATTGTTGTTCTTTACTTCCGCTTGTTATATGTAAATCTTCTGCCATGGTTTGGATACTTTTTTGATGCAAATATACGGAATTGTTGGGTGATCTGGGTTGAACCAGAATGCCCTTCGACGCCGCTCGGGGTACGGGAAGAGAGGATGGTCCAAGATCATTTCTTTTATTTTGGAGAATTAGGTACGCTCATTCAATATTTATCATCGGAGTCAGCCTGAAGGTTTCCCGAAAGATTTCTCGGGAATATTCATTCTTTAATTGAAATGATTTCTTTGTTACTTTTGAAGCCCAAAAGTAACCAAACCGACGAAGGAGCTCAGGGACACCAATTCTTTTCGTTACTTTTGAGGCGCAAAAGTAACCAAAACGCTTCGGCTCATTTAAGATGGCTTTTCGCACGGTCATCCGCACATGAAAAGAATGCCTTGTTGTCGGGAATATCTTTCTCAAGATCATCCCTTTTGATGGGATGATCTTGAGAAAGCATTCCAAGGCCAATCCCATCGCACAGGTCATCGGCATTCTTTCCATTTTTCCGCCATTGGAAATGAGCCGGATGCTAAAATGCTTCCTTCGGAAGGAAAATGTTTGAAATGGCGAAACCACAGCGTGGGTGAAATCTTTTTCAATAGTTCCTCTTTATGGGTTTAAAACAATAAAAAACAGTTTGCTCATCTTACGATTCGCAATGACCAACATCCTCATAAAAAAACAACAATAGATTCTTCGTTGCACTCTGAATCCCTCTTTAGCATATTTTAATTCTGAACTGTCAGTGAGGAATCTGTATGGTACTCCTCCAGCAGGTCCTGTCATGCTGTACCGAAGGTACAGGAACTGTACGCCAATACAATCTTGAAAGATTTCAAAATTGGGCTTTTGATATTTCCGAGGCCTATCCTCGATCATGATGGCATAAAATTCTAAATCAACAATCAACAAAAAAGAGGTTATCTTTATCAGATAACCTCTTAATCATGTTTTTATAAAGATAAATAACTCTTACAGGCGTTTTAAGGCTGCTTTGATCAATTGTTCTACAGAAAGATCTGGCTCGGCGGTATAAATGGCCTGAAGGGCTTTTTCCGCTTGAGCTTTTGGGAAACCTAACATGACCAATGCTGTCAATGCTTCTTCAGCTGAAGAAGGTTTGCTGACGATCAATGGAATCAATGCATCTGGGCCTTGCTTTTTAAGTTTATCTTGAAGTTCAAGAATCACGCGTTGCGCTGTTTTTGGACCAATCCCTTTTATTTTCTGGATGACATTGACCTGCCCATTGACGATAGCCTGTTGGATTTCTTCAGGAGTAATCGAAGAAAGCATCATTCTACCGGTATTCGGACCGATTCCAGAAACAGAGATCAAATGGTGAAAGAGATGTCTTTCTGCTTCTGTAGCGAAGCCAAACAGCGTTTGGGAGTCTTCGCGTACCTGAAAGGAAGCAAAAAGTTTACATTCTTCTTGATCTTTGATCTGGCTGTAGGTAGTCAATGAAATGTGCAAGTAATAGCCAATGCCACCCACCTCCAAAACGACATGGGTTGGAGCTTTAAAAACTAACTTACCTTTAAAATATTCGTACATAAGCTATGCTTACTGATTTTTTGATTCTTTTTCATGTTCAATTGCATCCACTACAGCAATGGTAACCATGTTCACAATTTCCCGGACCGAACTATCCAATTGCAATACGTGGATAGGTTTGTTCATTCCTAATAGAACTGGACCGACAGCTTCAGCATTCCCAACTTCCTGTAGTAATTTATAAGCAATGTTACCAGATTCCAAGTTCGGGAATACCAAGGTATTTGCTGGCTCACCATTTAAAGTCGAGAAAGGGAAGTTATCTGCCAATAGGTTTTTGTTCAATGCAAAGTTTGCTTGAATTTCACCATCTGCAACAATTTCAGGATGTTCTTTATGTAAGATGCTTACAGCCTCCCTTACTTTATCGGAAATATCACCAATATTTGAACCGAAGTTAGAGTAAGACAACATCGCTAAACGAGGTTTAACGTTGAACCTTTTAACTGCTGAATCCAATAAAACAGCAATGTCAGCAAGTTCGCGTGCGCTTGGGTTTGAGTTTACAGTGGTATCACCAAAGAATAATGGACCTTGGCTTGTCAACATAATGTACATCCCAGCAACTCTGCTTCCCGGTTTTGCTCCGATTACTTGTAATGCAGGGCGGATTGTTGAAGCATAATTGCGTGTCAAACCAGAAATAAGGGTATCTGCATCGCCAAATTCAACCATACTTGCTGCAAAGTAGTTACGGTTGGTCATTAACTTGCGAGAGTCTAATTTATTAACGCCTCTGCGTTGTCTTTTTTGGTATAAGTGTTCTGCGTATCTTTCAAATCTTTCAGATTTGATCTCAGCTTGAGGATCGATGATCTCAACACCATCCAGTTCAAAACCATATTCATGGATCAAATTGTTGATTTTTTCTTGGTTACCCAAAAGGATTGGGAAAGCAATTCCCTCTTCTTTAACAATCTGAGCAGCACGAAGGGTTTTATAATTATCAGCTTCAGCAAATACAACACGTTTAGGGTTAGATTTTGCTTTGGCGGTAATGGTACGGATCAAACGTTCATCTTTACCCAATCTCTTGCGCAATTCATCACGGTATGCATCCCAATCTTCGATTACCTTACGCGCTACACCAGATTCAATAGCAGCTTTTGCAACCGCTACGGAAACTTCCGTAATCAAGCGTGGATCTGTCGGTTTAGGGATCACATAATCGATTCCGAAACGGATGTTGTTGGCATTGTAAGCAATGTTCACTTCTTCAGGAACAGGTTGTTTTGCTAATTCAGCAATCGCCTTTACAGCAGCAATTTTCATGGCTTCGTTGATGGCCGTAGCTCTTACGTCTAGTGCACCACGGAAAATGTAAGGGAAACCAAGAACGTTGTTTACTTGGTTAGGGAAGTCAGAGCGTCCTGTACCCATGATGATATCATCGCGAGTTTCAAGAGCAAGCTCATAGGCGATTTCAGGATTAGGGTTTGCCATCGCCAATACGATTGGTTTTGGAGCCATGCTTTTCAACATTTCAGGCGTCAAAACATCGGCAGCAGAAAGACCGATGAAAACATCAGCATCCTTAACAGCATCTGCTAAAGTATGGATATCGCGATCAGTTGCCCATTCAGCTTTAGTAGGGTCTAATACCTCACGGTCCTTACGGATAACACCTTTACTATCGCACATTACGATGTTATTTTTATTAGCGCCTACAGCCACGTACATTGCTGTACAGGAAATTGCTGCAGCACCTGCGCCATTCACCACGATTTTTAGGTCGGCGATATTTTTATCCTGTAATTCAGAAGCATTAATCAGAGCAGCCCCAGAAATAATTGCGGTACCATGTTGGTCATCATGCATTACTGGAATGTTCATTTCTGCTTTTAAGCGGCGTTCAATTTCAAAACACTCAGGCGCTTTGATATCTTCAAGGTTCACACCACCGAAGGTAGGTTCCAAAGCTTTAACGATATTGACAAATTCATCAACGTTTTTGGTGTCTAACTCGATGTCAAATACATCGATATCGGCAAAGATCTTGAAAAGTAATCCTTTACCTTCCATAACGGGTTTACCAGCTTGGGCACCAATATCACCAAGGCCTAATACGGCAGTACCATTACTGATTACGGCTACCAAGTTACCCTTGGCAGTATATTTATAAGCGTCTTCGCTGTTTTCTGCAATTGCCAGACAAGGCTCGGCTACACCTGGGGAATAGGCTAAAGATAAGTCTCTTTGTGAACTGTGTGGTTTTGTAGGAACCACTGCTATTTTACCCGGACGCCCCATAGCATGGTAGTTTAAAGCGTCTTTCTTTCTGTTGATGTTACTCATTACAATTTTGGTTTATACTAATATTTCATGATTATCACCTAGTAATAATCTACTTTAATACATCTAATAATTTAAACATACGTTGGCGCATCTGTCCAGCAGGGCCTTGGTAGTTGTTGACAAGCAATGCGAAAGTATATTCTTGTCCATCGCTTGATTTTTGGTATCCTGTGTAACCTAATACACCGCCAATAGTACCACTTTTCATGGTAGTATTGTTAATTGTTGGCAAAGATTTTAGAAACTCATCATACCACGGTCTCCCTTTAGCATATTGCATGATTTTGCTCATCGCCAAAGTCGTCACTCTATTTTGAGGCGATAAGCCAGAACCATCGAAGGTATTGATGGCACTTGGGTCTATCGATAATTTATTCTGCCAATATTTGGAAACTAAGGTTGCCGATTTTTCTGTGTTGTATTCCATTGCGGAAACCACACCAATCAATTTTAACAGCGACTCTCCATATAGATTGATGCTTTTTTGGTTGAACCAATGCACAATTTCACCTAATCTAGGCGATTTGATCAGAAGGATTGAATTTCTTTTTGCATCCAAGATGCTTGAAGAATCCATATCTGTTAATCTTTTTGCAGTAGTAACCTTGTTCAAGGAGTCTGTAACAAAGATAGAATCTCTACCAAGCGCATCAGAAAGCGAATATGCTAAGTCCAATGCTGGATCAGGTACTGAGATTTCAATTGTTTTTTTGAGATTGGCGCCATAGGTACCTCTTAGGTAAACTTGTGTAGAATATGGAGCTGAATAAGCATATACATTATCCCCCGAACCATTGGCTCCTGTTTTTACTTCATTGATTAAATGGTAGAATGGAGCTTTCTGTACAGGCTGTAAGGTTGCTGGTTTACCAGGTGCACCCGGTGTAAAGTTGATTCCCAGTTTGTTTTCTTTCCAATTTAAAGCAGAGAATCCTGCCCCATAATAATTTCCGATATCTGTCCACATCCAAGTTCCCGGAACATCGTAGCCGTTGAAGAAAATATCATCAGCAATGATTTTACCATTGATTTTTTTGATGCCAAGGTTCTTGATGGCTTCGGACCATTTTGCCAATAGGACTTCCGGTTTAGTGTCTGGGTATCTATCACTGCCAAGGGTAGGGTCGCCCTTACCTTCGATAATGATATTGCCATTTAAGGTGCCTAAGGAGTCAATCTGACCGGTATAGAAAAGTTCAGTATTATAGGTGAAATCAGCCCCTAACAGATCTAAAGCTGTAATGGAAGTGATCACTTTCAAGGTAGATGCGGTAGGCATTCCGATCTGGTTATTGCTGTCGAAAACAATTTCACCAGTTTTTGAGTTTATGACCGTCAAGGAAGCCATGCCATTTTTTAGAGACGGGTTCTTGCTAAAAGCATCAAATGCCGTTTGGACTTTTGCCTTTACTCCTTGGGCTTGTACTGTTTGCGTGTTTAGGACGCTAATAACAGCAAGGAAATAAAAAAATGAAAAAAATCTTCTCATAGGTAGCAAATATCGTAATCTACTGCACAAGTAGTACATTTAAATTGTAAAATTTCAAATGTATGATGAAGTAAATGTATTAATTGTGAGAGTTTTTATAACTTGCGGGGATTATTAAAAATTACATAATGAAATACATCGATAAGTTAGCTTCCATCCGTAAAGAGATGAAAGAAAAGGGTGTAGATGCCTATATAATTCCCTCCTCCGATCCACATATTAGCGAATACCTTCCGGAAAGATACAAATGCATAGCATGGACCTCTGGTTTCACCGGTTCCGCTGGGACATTGGCCATCACGCAAGATTTTGCGGGTTTATGGACAGATTCTCGTTATTTTGTTCAAGCAAATGAGCAATTGGCGGGTACCGGCTTTGAATTAGTGAAGTTGCAGGTTCAAGGTAAAGCAGAATATGCAACCTGGCTTTCCAAGACATTGAAAAAAGGCGATACTGTAGCTTTCGATGGCAATTTAGCTTCTGTTGCGGTTGCACAAGCCGTAGCGTCTGAATTGAATCCCTTGGGCATCCATGTAAATGGTCATCTAGATCTTTTGGAACATATTTGGGATGGTAGACCTGAACTGCCTACTGAAAAAGCATTTCTTTTGGATGAAAGTACTACTGGACAATCTACAAAAGACAAAATTGCTAGCATAAAATCAAAGCTTAAAGATAAAAGGGCCGACCTTCATTTTGTTTCTTCATTGGATGATTTGGCATGGATCCTTAATATCCGTGGGAATGATGTTCATTGTAATCCGGTTGTATTGGGCTTCTTGCTGATTGAAGAGGATAAAAATACCTTGTTTATTGGTTCGGGGAAATTATCTCCTGCTGATATTTCTTCTTTAAAGGATTCTGGAGTAGAAGTCGCTGACTATCAGCAAGCATTTGAGACTGTAAAACAGTTGAAAGGCGAACGTATATTATTAGACCCCAAGCGTACTTGTTTTGCCATTTATGATTCTGTTCCAGAAAACATCGAAATTTTGGAAGATATGAATCCTTCAACGACATTGAAGGCTATTAAAAACAAGGTAGAGGTAGATCATACCCGAAATGCCATGATAAAGGATGGGGTTGCATTGACCAAATTTTTTAAATGGGTTGAGGAAAACGTAGCATCGGGAGAACTTTCAGAAATTTCTATTGCTGAAAAATTGCAAGGACTACGTGCTGCCTCCACGGGTTTTGTTGATATTTCATTTGATACCATTGCAGGTTATAAAGCCCATGGTGCTTTGCCGCATTATAAAGCGACAGAATCCAGTAATTCGGTTTTGAAACCTGAAGGTTTGTTGCTAGTGGATTCCGGTGGTCAATACCTGGACGGTACGACTGATATTACCCGGGTAATTTCTTTAGGACAGATACAACCTGAGGAGAAAATCGATTATACCATTGTTCTAAAAGGAACTATTGAGGGTTCTCAAGCTGTATTTCCTGTTGGAACTAAGGGATATTCCATTGATGCCATTACCAGAAGGCCTATCTGGGAAACCTTGCGCAATTACGGACATGGTACTGGACATGGGGTAGGATTTTTCTTGAACGTTCATGAAGGGCCACAGGTTTTCAATATGGCGGCAATCGATATTCCGGTTGAGGAAGGCATGATTACTTCCATTGAACCAGGTTTATATCGAGAAGGTCATTATGGAATCCGTATTGAGAACTTAGTACTTTCGAAGAAAGTGGAGAGTAATCAATTTGGTGATTTTATGGATTTTGAGACTTTAACGGTATGTTATATCGATACTGCGTTGGTTGATAAAAGCCTATTGGACCAAAAGCACATTGATTGGTTGAACCAATATAATGGCTGGGTCTATGAACAATTGTCCCCTAAATTGGATGATGCTGAAAAAGCTTGGTTGAAGGCGAAAACAAAAGCGATTTAGTTTTTTAGACATAAGACAATAGACACAAGACATAAGAGCTAAGCGGGATATTAAAATTTTATGCAATTGCTGCATGAATTTGAACCAGGATTGATGGGATGAGAGGATGGGCCAAGATCTGGGAAGGAATCAGGATTCCCTTCGACTTAGCTCAGGGTACTGGATGAGAGGATGGACCAAGATCAATATTCCGATGGTCGAGCGGCGTCGAGACCCGGCACAGGATTATTGTTGGTATTACATTCAACATTATATTCACAAAATTCGGGGTGTATCGCATAAGTCCGCCGCGAAAAAATAAATAGAAAAATATTTTCCATCGGGGTTCCATTATTTTAGCTAGCATGGCAGGTTAGCCTGGAGATAGCGCAAAAACGATGTTCGATTAATCGAACATCGTTTTTGCATTAACCCTATATTGTTCGATACCATTGCTAAAATAATTCTGCCCTTCCAAGGCAGTATGTCACAAAAATAGATTTTTCTACAAAATAATTATAGCTCTAAACACCTAGAAACACAGATCTAACACACTTGTCATTGGTGCGCAGGAAGGATCTCGGAGGTATACAAACTTCCCCTTTATTATAAAACAATAATGATTCCATTAGCGAACAGGTCCTACACCGAAGGTGTAGGATGACAAAATGTTGTGGACATTTACGTACAGATTCTTCACTAATCGTTCAGAATTGGATATTCCTGAGAGGGATTCAGAGCGCAGCGAAGAATCTATTTTTCATTTTTTTTAAGGATGGCTCTCATCCCGAAATCGTAAGATGAGGGAACTATTTTTTTCTTAATAAACCCTATATAGGGTTTTCAGAAAACTATTTCACCCACGCTGTGGGTTATCCGATTAACGATCCGATTTTCTACAAAGATGTCACCCCTTCCCGGGGTTCCCAGTTTATACAAACAACCATCCTTCCGCAGGAAGTCCTTTTGCAACCGGCTCATTTCCAGTGGCGGAGAGATGGATAGAATGTCGTTAACAGGCATGTTAATCTTGGTCCCTCCTCTCATCCGGTACCCTGAGCGGCGTCGAAGGGCATCCTGGTTCAAACCTGAATCCTTCCTTACTCTTTCTTTTTTTCAATCCATATTCTGTTAAATAGAATAGGGTCTGATGCTGAGAATTCTAGATTTACTTCTATTGGTTTTGTGATGCTGATCTTTCCTACCGGGACATCCAAGAATTCTTCTACATACCAGTTTTGATTAGGTTCGACCGTTACTTTTCCATTGGGAGCAGCAGATACCGTGAAGGTGCTTTCGATATCCTTGATGCTGAGTTGGGTTGTTTTGCCGGAACCATTATGTAAAGAGGTTTCTATGCTGTATTCACCAGCTTCTGGAAGATAAACCTTCCATTGCACTTTTTGGTTGGCCTTTAATACAAGGTGATCGGGTTTAGTACCATCAAAGGCCTTGAACTCCAGTCCTTTTGAAAGATGGTTCTTGGCATTTAATGAGAATCCGCCAAAGGTAGATTCAGCAACGACTTCAGTATTGAATTGAGGCTGGTCCATGGTTACTTTTAGGACCGATACATAGGGGTCAGGTTGTTCTTCAGGTACATGGATATGGATGATAGGACCCAACTGTTCAAATTTTACTGCTTGGGTTTTATTTCCTTTTAACAGCTCGATTTTGGTTGGTTTGCTCTGCAAACCTGTCACACGAAGGATTTTATCCAAAGGCCAATTATAGACGTGTAAATAAAGTTCTTTTGTTTTGTTGTTGATGGTCATTTTACCCCAGTCATGTTGGGAGAATCGGATTGGCAGACCATTGTTATAATAAACAGCTTGTCCATACTTATTGAGCCATTGTCCCATGTCCATTAATCGCTGAACGCCTTCATATGGCACAGAACCATCGGCACGGGGACCAATATTCAGGGTGTAAGAGCCATTCAAGCTAACATTGTTGATTAAGGATTGGAACAATTGATTGCTGGACTTCCATTCATTTTCCAGGGCATTGAATCCCCATGAATGCGCGATGGTTCCAGGTGTTTCCCAGATATGGTCGGTGTATGCGGATCCGAATTGATTGTCACCTAAAGTTTCAAAGTCTACATGTTCATTTTCAATCGGGAAACCCAGCCGTGAATTGATTAAACACTTAGGTTGTAATTCATGGATGAGGTTAGCCAGTTGATCCAGCTGTTCTTTTTTGATGATGCTCTGTTGGTAAGGAATCCACATATCAAACCACATCATAGCGATATCGCCATAATTTGTAAGCAATTCACGGATTTGAGGGATTACCTTTTCCTGCCAATACTGATTGTATTGAGCATCAGTCACTCGACCTGTGACTTCTTGGTTATGGTTCCAAGCATAGGGATGTTGCCAGTCG contains:
- a CDS encoding aminopeptidase P family protein, which gives rise to MKYIDKLASIRKEMKEKGVDAYIIPSSDPHISEYLPERYKCIAWTSGFTGSAGTLAITQDFAGLWTDSRYFVQANEQLAGTGFELVKLQVQGKAEYATWLSKTLKKGDTVAFDGNLASVAVAQAVASELNPLGIHVNGHLDLLEHIWDGRPELPTEKAFLLDESTTGQSTKDKIASIKSKLKDKRADLHFVSSLDDLAWILNIRGNDVHCNPVVLGFLLIEEDKNTLFIGSGKLSPADISSLKDSGVEVADYQQAFETVKQLKGERILLDPKRTCFAIYDSVPENIEILEDMNPSTTLKAIKNKVEVDHTRNAMIKDGVALTKFFKWVEENVASGELSEISIAEKLQGLRAASTGFVDISFDTIAGYKAHGALPHYKATESSNSVLKPEGLLLVDSGGQYLDGTTDITRVISLGQIQPEEKIDYTIVLKGTIEGSQAVFPVGTKGYSIDAITRRPIWETLRNYGHGTGHGVGFFLNVHEGPQVFNMAAIDIPVEEGMITSIEPGLYREGHYGIRIENLVLSKKVESNQFGDFMDFETLTVCYIDTALVDKSLLDQKHIDWLNQYNGWVYEQLSPKLDDAEKAWLKAKTKAI
- a CDS encoding alpha-L-fucosidase: MASSSKHILLILLLTLTSLNIFSQTKKAQWLEDDRFGMFIHWGLYSATEGIWKGERLRHPNNYAEWIRYRNRIGEAEYGELAKRFDWDKINPEEWVLLAKKAGMKYIVITSKHHDGVALWDSKVSDYSLPKLSGTNRDVIKEIAEACKKHNIKLCFYYSHWIDWQHPYAWNHNQEVTGRVTDAQYNQYWQEKVIPQIRELLTNYGDIAMMWFDMWIPYQQSIIKKEQLDQLANLIHELQPKCLINSRLGFPIENEHVDFETLGDNQFGSAYTDHIWETPGTIAHSWGFNALENEWKSSNQLFQSLINNVSLNGSYTLNIGPRADGSVPYEGVQRLMDMGQWLNKYGQAVYYNNGLPIRFSQHDWGKMTINNKTKELYLHVYNWPLDKILRVTGLQSKPTKIELLKGNKTQAVKFEQLGPIIHIHVPEEQPDPYVSVLKVTMDQPQFNTEVVAESTFGGFSLNAKNHLSKGLEFKAFDGTKPDHLVLKANQKVQWKVYLPEAGEYSIETSLHNGSGKTTQLSIKDIESTFTVSAAPNGKVTVEPNQNWYVEEFLDVPVGKISITKPIEVNLEFSASDPILFNRIWIEKKKE